The Melospiza melodia melodia isolate bMelMel2 chromosome 7, bMelMel2.pri, whole genome shotgun sequence genome has a segment encoding these proteins:
- the CIRBP gene encoding cold-inducible RNA-binding protein isoform X4, translating to MASDEGKLFVGGLSFDTNEQSLEQVFSKYGQISEVVVVKDRETQRSRGFGFVTFENIDDAKDAMMAMNGKSVDGRQIRVDQAGKSSENRSRGYRGGSSGGRGFFRGGRGRGRGFSRGGGDRGYGGSRFDSRSGGYNGSRDYYNSRSQGGYGDRNSGGSYRDSYDSYG from the exons ATGGCGTCAGATGAGGGAAAACTCTTTGTCGGCGGGCTCAGTTTCGACACCAATGAGCAGTCATTGGAGCAAGTCTTCTCTAAATACGGACAGATTTCTGAAG TTGTGGTGGTGAAAGACAGAGAGACTCAGAGATCCAGAGGTTTTGGCTTTGTTACTTTTGAAAATATCGATGATGCAAAAGATGCGATGATGGCCATGAACGGAAAG TCTGTAGATGGGCGTCAGATCCGAGTTGACCAGGCTGGGAAGTCCTCAGAGAACAGATCCCGTGGCTACAGAGGGGGGTCCTCGGGGGGCCGGGGCTTCTTCCGCGGGGGCCGAGGCCGGGGCCGTGGCTTCTCCAGAG GAGGTGGAGACAGAGGCTATGGCGGCAGCAGATTTGATTCCAGAAGTGGAGGCTATAACGGCTCCAGAGACTACTATAATAGCAG GAGTCAAGGTGGCTATGGAGACAGGAACTCAGGAGGCTCCTACAGAGACAGCTACGACAGTTACG
- the CIRBP gene encoding cold-inducible RNA-binding protein isoform X2 gives MASDEGKLFVGGLSFDTNEQSLEQVFSKYGQISEVVVVKDRETQRSRGFGFVTFENIDDAKDAMMAMNGKSVDGRQIRVDQAGKSSENRSRGYRGGSSGGRGFFRGGRGRGRGFSRGGGDRGYGGSRFDSRSGGYNGSRDYYNSRSQGGYGDRNSGGSYRDSYDSYATHNE, from the exons ATGGCGTCAGATGAGGGAAAACTCTTTGTCGGCGGGCTCAGTTTCGACACCAATGAGCAGTCATTGGAGCAAGTCTTCTCTAAATACGGACAGATTTCTGAAG TTGTGGTGGTGAAAGACAGAGAGACTCAGAGATCCAGAGGTTTTGGCTTTGTTACTTTTGAAAATATCGATGATGCAAAAGATGCGATGATGGCCATGAACGGAAAG TCTGTAGATGGGCGTCAGATCCGAGTTGACCAGGCTGGGAAGTCCTCAGAGAACAGATCCCGTGGCTACAGAGGGGGGTCCTCGGGGGGCCGGGGCTTCTTCCGCGGGGGCCGAGGCCGGGGCCGTGGCTTCTCCAGAG GAGGTGGAGACAGAGGCTATGGCGGCAGCAGATTTGATTCCAGAAGTGGAGGCTATAACGGCTCCAGAGACTACTATAATAGCAG GAGTCAAGGTGGCTATGGAGACAGGAACTCAGGAGGCTCCTACAGAGACAGCTACGACAGTTACG CTACACACAACGAGTAA
- the CIRBP gene encoding cold-inducible RNA-binding protein isoform X1 — translation MASDEGKLFVGGLSFDTNEQSLEQVFSKYGQISEVVVVKDRETQRSRGFGFVTFENIDDAKDAMMAMNGKSVDGRQIRVDQAGKSSENRSRGYRGGSSGGRGFFRGGRGRGRGFSRGGGDRGYGGSRFDSRSGGYNGSRDYYNSRSQGGYGDRNSGGSYRDSYDSYGKSCFERER, via the exons ATGGCGTCAGATGAGGGAAAACTCTTTGTCGGCGGGCTCAGTTTCGACACCAATGAGCAGTCATTGGAGCAAGTCTTCTCTAAATACGGACAGATTTCTGAAG TTGTGGTGGTGAAAGACAGAGAGACTCAGAGATCCAGAGGTTTTGGCTTTGTTACTTTTGAAAATATCGATGATGCAAAAGATGCGATGATGGCCATGAACGGAAAG TCTGTAGATGGGCGTCAGATCCGAGTTGACCAGGCTGGGAAGTCCTCAGAGAACAGATCCCGTGGCTACAGAGGGGGGTCCTCGGGGGGCCGGGGCTTCTTCCGCGGGGGCCGAGGCCGGGGCCGTGGCTTCTCCAGAG GAGGTGGAGACAGAGGCTATGGCGGCAGCAGATTTGATTCCAGAAGTGGAGGCTATAACGGCTCCAGAGACTACTATAATAGCAG GAGTCAAGGTGGCTATGGAGACAGGAACTCAGGAGGCTCCTACAGAGACAGCTACGACAGTTACGGTAAGTCGTGCTTCGAGCGGGAGCGCTGA
- the CIRBP gene encoding cold-inducible RNA-binding protein isoform X3 — protein sequence MASDEGKLFVGGLSFDTNEQSLEQVFSKYGQISEVVVVKDRETQRSRGFGFVTFENIDDAKDAMMAMNGKSVDGRQIRVDQAGKSSENRSRGYRGGSSGGRGFFRGGRGRGRGFSRGGGDRGYGGSRFDSRSGGYNGSRDYYNSRSQGGYGDRNSGGSYRDSYDSYAG from the exons ATGGCGTCAGATGAGGGAAAACTCTTTGTCGGCGGGCTCAGTTTCGACACCAATGAGCAGTCATTGGAGCAAGTCTTCTCTAAATACGGACAGATTTCTGAAG TTGTGGTGGTGAAAGACAGAGAGACTCAGAGATCCAGAGGTTTTGGCTTTGTTACTTTTGAAAATATCGATGATGCAAAAGATGCGATGATGGCCATGAACGGAAAG TCTGTAGATGGGCGTCAGATCCGAGTTGACCAGGCTGGGAAGTCCTCAGAGAACAGATCCCGTGGCTACAGAGGGGGGTCCTCGGGGGGCCGGGGCTTCTTCCGCGGGGGCCGAGGCCGGGGCCGTGGCTTCTCCAGAG GAGGTGGAGACAGAGGCTATGGCGGCAGCAGATTTGATTCCAGAAGTGGAGGCTATAACGGCTCCAGAGACTACTATAATAGCAG GAGTCAAGGTGGCTATGGAGACAGGAACTCAGGAGGCTCCTACAGAGACAGCTACGACAGTTACG